The genomic region ATCCACAATACTCTTGGTAATGGATCTTGGTGTAATATTGTGGTCGATATTGTATTTATGCTGAATCATCCTTCTCCTATTTGTCTCCATTATTGTTTTTTTCATGGATTCAGTTGTTTGATCAGCATACATTATTACCAAACCGTTAATATTTCTTGCAGCCCTTCCAGCGGTCTGTATTAGTGATCTTTCAGATCTTAAAAAACCCTCCTTATCAGCGTCGAGTATAGCGACGAGTGAAACCTCCGGAATATCAAGGCCCTCCCTCAAGAGGTTAATCCCGACAAGGCAGTCAAATACTCCCCTTCTGAGATCTGTAATCAATTCTACTCTTTCAATGGTTTCAATCTCAGAATGAAGATATTCAGCCCTTATGCCAGCCTTAGTCAGATATTCCACGAGATCTTCAGCCATTTTTTTTGTTAATGTGGTTACAAGAATGCGTTCATTGTTATTAGCCCTTTTATTGATCTCCTCTATCAGATTGTCAATCTGATTCTTTGCGGTCCTAATCTCAATATTCGGATCCAGAAGCCCGGTAGGCCTTATTATCTGCTCTACAATCTGCATGCTTTCCTCTATCTCATACTCTGCAGGAGTAGCTGAAACAAAAATAATCTGATCAATCATCTCTTCAAATTCGTCAAAATATAGTGGGCGGTTATCCAGGGCTGAAGGTAGCCTAAACCCATGCTCAACTAGGCTTAATTTTCTTGATCTATCCCCATGATACATGCCCCTAATCTGGGGTATAGTAACATGTGACTCATCGATAAACATCAAATAATTGCCCTTAAAATAGTCAAGGAGGCATCCGGGACGCTCGCCAGGCTCTCTCCCTGTTATTATCCTTGAATAATTCTCAATCCCTGTGCAATATCCCATTTCGAGAAGCATCTCCATATCATAATTGGTTCTACTCTCAAGCCTTTGCGCTTCCACTAATTTCTCCTCTCTTCTCAGCTCTTCTAACCTTCCCTTCAATTCGTGCCCTATTGATTTAATAATATCATCCATTGACCTCTCATATACAACAAAATGCTTTGCAGGATAAATATATGCACTCTCGACTTCCTCCAGAATTTTGCCAGTAAGCGGTTCAATCCTTCTGATATTCTCGATCTCGTCGCCAAATAATTCAATCCTTAAGGCCTCTTGGAGATAGGCAGGGAAAACCTCGATTACGTCCCCCCTTACCCTAAAATTTCCTCTGGTAAAGGATATATCGTTTCTTTCATAGTAGATTGAGACGAGCCTTCTAAGCAGTTCGTCCCTATCCATGTTA from Spirochaetota bacterium harbors:
- the uvrB gene encoding excinuclease ABC subunit UvrB is translated as MPKFKIISSLKPSGDQGEAIRLLSQGIRSEMKSQTLLGVTGSGKTYTMAKIIEEVQKPTLVLTHNKTLAAQLYREFKEFYPNNAVEYFVSYYDYYQPEAYVASQDLYIEKDSSINDEIDRLRLRATSAILDREDVIVVSSVSCIYGLGTPGDFERMTIIVHVGDNMDRDELLRRLVSIYYERNDISFTRGNFRVRGDVIEVFPAYLQEALRIELFGDEIENIRRIEPLTGKILEEVESAYIYPAKHFVVYERSMDDIIKSIGHELKGRLEELRREEKLVEAQRLESRTNYDMEMLLEMGYCTGIENYSRIITGREPGERPGCLLDYFKGNYLMFIDESHVTIPQIRGMYHGDRSRKLSLVEHGFRLPSALDNRPLYFDEFEEMIDQIIFVSATPAEYEIEESMQIVEQIIRPTGLLDPNIEIRTAKNQIDNLIEEINKRANNNERILVTTLTKKMAEDLVEYLTKAGIRAEYLHSEIETIERVELITDLRRGVFDCLVGINLLREGLDIPEVSLVAILDADKEGFLRSERSLIQTAGRAARNINGLVIMYADQTTESMKKTIMETNRRRMIQHKYNIDHNITPRSITKSIVDIINREYKSDDKYIDYVAKYRNQFRSNSVSSLKKLSENLKKEMLRAAEELEFEKASVLRDQMIETDKKIKLLARS